TCGCACAGAGTCAGCCAAATCCACCCCAATGCACCGTCACAAGGACGGCGACACCCTGTCGCAGAGTCCCCTAGAGATCACAGAGTTATGACTAGCCGAGGCCTCGCTGGTCTGAGCCCAACAATGATTGGTGTGTGTCCTTGTGCCTCCACACCACCACCCTAAAAGGTTGGGGAGGActggaggaggagtgtgtgtagTCTAGGGAACCCCATCTGCCAACCTCAGAACATCAGTGAGACAGCCTGCAAGAGGACTTACTCACCACTGGGTTGGTATGAGTGGATCTTATGTTGAAGGTCTCACGTAAGGTGCTTCAAGTGAAGGAATATTCAAATAACCTTTAGGAAAAGCAAATCATAAGCAGGGCACTTGTCTTCAGTGAGACAAAACCAACTGGTGTCACCGACTTTCACCCAAAGACctgagtgaaaaagagagactAAGCCTCCCTGTGGGAGAAGCTTGTTAAACAATGACCTTATAATCATCAAAAGGTGCCTCATTCTCACTAATCCTTTTGAAGTCATACCTGGACTgcatacactcacacaaacacaaatacacacactcaaaaaaaaaattgaagcaacacacactcagaccaGCGAATGGCCATTAATGGGACATtgagaaaaataacacaattcCTTATCATGTtcggatttttttttcctttttgcaaGACAATGCAATCAGTGTTGAAGGAGTGGAACAGTAAGACTTTTGTTGGAAATTGTAGATGGACATTTAATGCAAAGAAGAGAACTTCAAAGTATGTTTCCCGATCATGCAAAGCAGATTTTTCACCTGACATCAAGAGCGAGAGTGGTCCTCGCCACTGTGCAATTGTATAAGTACTGTAGTGATTtgaaagaatttttttttggatcagTGGCAAGAAGACAAAACACTCCCAGTCTGCAGGGCAACAGTGAACTTTAAGATCCCGGTCCAGCTCTTCATATTAAGTGTGGACTGACTCACTAATAACTGAAAGACTTGGAAGAAGAATGAACATTGTCcaggacataaaaataaaaaataaaaaaaaactttgcatCTTTTGAGAAATTTGATATTAAAGGCAATCAAAGAAAGCCTTGGTATGGACTTATagatgaaatttaaaaaaagataaattatcCAGTTTTTATAGACGTTAAGATGGCGTTGTGCCCACACAGACTTTACACTGCCACCTGAGGGACTAAAAGAgttatgctaaaaaaaaaaagagtgatgtttgctttatttttttattttatagaaaatgtgatggaattaaaatgatatttttgaaGAAAAATGCTGGCTTACCAAAATAGGTAGATCATCATTTTGGATGTTTGGAGTATGTGTATATTGTGCTATGGTGACATGTCgttctgttttctgttatgACAACTGACACTGTTTCTGAtgagtggtgtgtttttaagaataattttttatattcacattttgtaagtttttatttctttgtcattaTTGTCACCAGTCCTGAGATCTGTGTTGGGAAATGTTGGATGATCTGtagtaataaaagaaatatgcaACAGCCTTTGACTTCGATCAGTGGGATGATGGGAGAGAAGCCACGAACATGGCAACCGATGTAACTGAATGAACCCCAGCAGGATATTAAAAagagccagacagacacacaaaccttAATGACATGAGTTTGAacactgtaggtgtgaatgtgggtATGAATGGCCATGTGGCTctttgtgccctgtgatgaagtAGCAACTTGTCCAGGGCGTACACCCCCTCTTGCCCAGTCACCTGCAACCCTGAAAGGTAAGCAGTTCTGGAAATGGAGTGTGAACAgactaataataatcatattgCTCTCTTgcattgtctgtgtgtcatttccCCATTACTACATACTGTAATTGTTTTTCAATGCCGCATTGGAGGCAGTGCGAGTTTGGTaaatgctgccatctagtggtcgTTCAGAGTAACACTTGACAAAAAAGTTTCAGCACAACACTCCATCCTTTTATTATTTCCAGGTTACATAGAAAAGCTTTCATCAATAATAGCTGTCAAAAAACTTGAAGACTGAGGGTTAGAGGACTCAGACTCCTCGGTTTGTAGCACTCCCGGATGCTGCAGTGGTGGCGGAGGCTGGCATCTTCTTCAGTGTCCTGTTCAACTGTAGGGAGacaaaggacttttttttttcagtctctgACACAAGATATAACTGGGAACCTGTTTAAAGCAAATCTGTGCTGTATGATTAATTACTACTCACCTCCTCAAACTTGTGGATCTGTCTGATGAAGAAGTCTCCGTACCGTCTTGCAACTTTAGTGTCGGCAATGTGGATCATATCCTGCAGGAGCGTTACAAAAGAACAGTTCAAACATACAAAGCttcttaaaataattaattacacaAATACCCTTTTATGCACAGAATGTGAGTATAGTGTCTCAGCGGCAAATTCCCATTTGATTTGTGTTACCAATTAGTTAATCCGTCTATGTGacactatactgtatgtgatgatACAGAAAAGTCACTGAcatcacttttatttaacagaCATCAACACACCTTGTCAATGTAAAAGTCGACCTCGGAAGCAGACTGGAACTCTCCATCCAAAGCAGAGATGCCGCTGGTCCAAACCAGGTTCTTCATCTTGTGCTTAAAGACAAGTAGCTGGATACGGAACTCCTGCTCAGTCATGTCCAGGAATCCTGCCAGCTTGGCCACTGGCATTGTGGTGTACAGCTTCAGGAAACTGCAAGGACACATTGTGACTTAGATGACATGTATAAAGACCCAACATTAACGGTTCCCTGTGGAGTTTTAGACCTCTGGTAGCACTATGGAGCTGTTTTTCAATGAGTGAGTCCCTGTTGTGTTTATCTCAGTCCTACCCATGGTGTCACAGTATTCTTCTGATCAACAGGTGGCAGCAACACACAAAGATAAATCAGCAAAGACAGGGAAGAAGACTGAACTCAATTTTAGGTCCTCTTCTATTTTCCCTCTACATTCTTCCACTTGGCtccatttttcaaaaacacaatattctTTACCATTGTTATGCCGATGATACACAGTTCTACCTACCGGTCACACCCAATACCGGTCGCACCTGCTCCCTACAAAAtcttttaaactgtttaaatgagGTCAAATGCTGGATGGCGAGGAACTTTTTACAActcaatgacaataaaacagaagtaaTTATCTTTGGTCCACCTGATTCTGTCACCACTCTCAGCAATGCACTCGGTCCCCTAGCACCTAATTACCATAACATGTTTAGGAATCTGGGTGTCCTCTTTGACAGTCCCCTAAGTTTTAACAGTCAGGTCAGTAATGTTGTTAAGGGTAGTTTTTATCAGCTCAAAACCATCGCCAAACTCAAGCCGTTTTTATCTCAGAAGGATCTGGAGACAGTCAATCATGCTTTTATTACTTCCCAGTTAGATTATTGCAATTCCCTCTACATAGGGCTAACTAACTCAACCCTTTCTAGACTCCAAATGgtgcaaaatgctgctgcaagaCTTTTAACTGGTTCGGGACACCACATCACCCTAATCCTTACACTGGTTGCGAGTGAAATTTAGAGTTAATTTTAAGATTCTATTATTTGTTTACAAAGCCCTAAATGGTTTAGCTCCGCAATACATTTCCGATCTCTTAGTTCCATACTCTGCCCCCAGATCTCTCAGGTCATCATCACATCAGCTCTTCTCAGTCCCCCATTCGTGCCTAAAAACTAAAGGCGACCGTGCCTTCTCTGTTGCTGCCCCCAAGCTCTGGAATAGCCTACCCCATAACAAAGTCCTGCCCCACTATTGACAAtttcaaatccagtttaaaatcttACCTCTATGATCTtgcttttagctcagtctgatGCTGCACTATTAATGATTTTGTCTActttgttattcattttcttttgttttgttgttttttataataacattattgtttttatccttgCGATCTGCTCtgactgtaaagcactttgggtcaacttctgttgtttttaaatgtgctatataaataaaatttgacttgacCTCATAAACATAGCTGCAGACAACACTGGAtctaaaatacttaaaaatcacctttgcaaatgttttacagaAATGCACTCAGCACGTTTGTTAGACCTCACACAAGGAATTTTGGTGAGTAACCCTGAATGTAAGCataacttttgtttatttaccaGGAAACCCCCAAGGGCCCCTTTAACTATGCCACACACAAGTTGATGACTCTACCTGCGGATGGTGGAGAGCTGAGCCTGCTGCTGCACCTCCTCAGCAAAgaccttcagctgctgctggaaaggCTCTTTGTGGTAGTTGGGGTGGACGTTGTCATAGTTTGGCACCACAGGTGACAGGAACTTGGGGCAGGCGAAGCTGAACAGCTCCTCAAACACCTGCAGGTCTCTGGGGAGGAGAAGGAACAGTTGTGTCATTTAAGACAGTATTGCTGCTGGGTGCCACATTTACTGACAGTGCACTACAGGACTAGATTCCTGACAACTTAAGGGACAGCTAGCCTAGTACCTAAATCCATGAACAAAAAGATACATGGGTTTTATTGTACATAACAGAATCACAACAagtataaaaagtattttaaatggTGATGGAACAACcacaaataaaagcaataaagtGAGACAAGTGCTGAACGTCAAAGAGCTGTATCAGCACTTACCCTTTCTGCATTCGCAGCATCTTGTCTCCATATTTCTCCCTCAGCTGGGTGTGAATGCTCTCGTCGATGCGCATCGGGTACATGGTGAGAGCAATTGCCAGCAGGCCGTGCATCTGCTCATTCTGCttgttaatctaaaaaaaaaaaaaaacattatacaaGTGTAATGACATCTGTTTTAACTAGAACACTGTTTGATAATCACAGAACGCCTGACAAACACGCCTGGTATTATTACTCATGCATCACACATACATTTGgagaaaaatcacacaaagCAAATTCATAAATCTGGGTGAAGAAAGCCCAATCCCCAAGTTGTCTGAGAAGCACTGCTCAGACTGACCATCTCATATTTATATGTGGACCTCTGGAACATGTTCCTCGTCCTCTGGATGTAGAGCAGGATGTTGGCAAAGACTCGAATGGCATCCTGGTAACGCCTCATCATCAGGTAAGCAAAACCCACATAGTAATAGGTGGTGATCTGGCACTCGGGCACACGGGAGTACATGCTctgcaagacagaaaaaaatgtagatttaaGGCTGTGTACTATacagaagaaaaattaagatgTAGCCTAAACCACAGTGAATATACAGAGAATAATTAGAGGGCTCAGTATACTCAGTCGTATCATCATTAGTGTGACTCTCTTCATATTACCTTCTTGTTGAGCTCAATGTTCTCCAGGACTTTGATGGCCTGGTAATAATCACCAAGCAGAGAGTGAAGTCTGAGGAGTCCCACCAAGCTGAAGTAACCCAGCATCTTGTAGAGGGAGTGGCGCCCATATTCTCCGGCCACACTCTCTGGGTCTCCTGCAACACGCCAACAAATGGCATGTTAGCTGCATCGTATAAAAAGTCTACACGCTGAGGTTACTAGAGAGagaactgtaaactgtaacatATTTTGGTAACTTTAACAATCTGAGGTCTTTAATTTTAATAACTAtaagatttttaaaacattaaggTTCCCTTAATTTTATCCTTATCGACGAACATTCTCCTGTACCTCCGCTGGTGTAGACCTCAAGCTGGCGGTTAATGTTGCTCTTGTCTACCAAGGAGTGGAGAACATTTAGAACGCTGTGGACGTTCCAGATCTTTGGGTTGTTCCTCAGGAATTCGATCTCCTCCTCTGACTTCTTGGCCGTCTTACAGCGGTACTGACTGAAGGACTGGAACTGAGGAGAAAAGAGTGTAATTCGCCAGCTTTTAAACATTGTTTCTATGGACTGTTAGTTAGgagcaaaaaaattaaaataaacagaagcaTGTGAAATCTGTGCTCTTTGGTTGTTAATACATTTGACctggactttttattttatacctTATTCTATCGTTTGTCTGTCAATTGTTAAATGAGGAAACATTTAATAAGGAATATAATTCATTCTACCTGGTAAATGAATTCATCAATAATGTCCCAGAGCCACTGGTTTGGCAGCTCCAATGGTGCAGGGCCATCAGCATCTGTTaacaatcacaaacactgtcacataACTCATCTTTCATTAGCTGTAGTTTTTCTAGAGTTGTAATTAGAGATGCACCGAATATTCGGCAACCGAAAGTAttgcaaaaaatgccacattcggCTTTCGGGGAAGTGaccgaatagtggcgtgacgcaattgatgcaataaAGCAACGTGCGCGGTaatctggccagggttgctgattcttt
This genomic stretch from Larimichthys crocea isolate SSNF chromosome III, L_crocea_2.0, whole genome shotgun sequence harbors:
- the eif3s6ip gene encoding eukaryotic translation initiation factor 3 subunit L, which gives rise to MSYHDEEEYDPYTYPNDCDLHTGDPKADLAYERQYEQQTYHVIPEVIKNFLQYFHKTISDLIDQKVYELQSNRVSSESIEQKIYEIQDVYENSWNKLTDRFFKNSPWPEAEGIASLVGNDAVFLILYKELYYRHIYAKVSGGPTLDQRFESYYNYCNLFNYILNADGPAPLELPNQWLWDIIDEFIYQFQSFSQYRCKTAKKSEEEIEFLRNNPKIWNVHSVLNVLHSLVDKSNINRQLEVYTSGGDPESVAGEYGRHSLYKMLGYFSLVGLLRLHSLLGDYYQAIKVLENIELNKKSMYSRVPECQITTYYYVGFAYLMMRRYQDAIRVFANILLYIQRTRNMFQRSTYKYEMINKQNEQMHGLLAIALTMYPMRIDESIHTQLREKYGDKMLRMQKGDLQVFEELFSFACPKFLSPVVPNYDNVHPNYHKEPFQQQLKVFAEEVQQQAQLSTIRSFLKLYTTMPVAKLAGFLDMTEQEFRIQLLVFKHKMKNLVWTSGISALDGEFQSASEVDFYIDKDMIHIADTKVARRYGDFFIRQIHKFEELNRTLKKMPASATTAASGSATNRGV